In Acidobacteriaceae bacterium, the following are encoded in one genomic region:
- the rpmI gene encoding 50S ribosomal protein L35, whose amino-acid sequence MPKLKTHSGAAKRFKKTGTGKFKRGQSKMRHILTSKSVKTKRHLRQITLVSVADTPKVARMLPYA is encoded by the coding sequence ATGCCAAAGTTGAAGACCCACTCGGGCGCGGCAAAGCGCTTCAAGAAGACTGGTACCGGCAAGTTCAAGCGCGGCCAGTCCAAGATGCGCCATATCCTCACGTCGAAGTCGGTGAAGACGAAGCGTCACTTGCGTCAGATCACCCTCGTTTCCGTGGCGGACACGCCAAAGGTCGCCCGCATGCTTCCTTACGCCTAA
- the rplT gene encoding 50S ribosomal protein L20: MPRVKRSTKRSDRRKKILKRASGYFLTKSKLYQAAQEAVERGLKFAYIGRKQKKRQYRSLWIVRIGAAAKLNGMSYSTFINGLKKAGNGLDRKILADIAANDAKGFTALVEQAKSALAAAK; encoded by the coding sequence ATGCCTCGTGTAAAACGTAGTACAAAGCGCTCAGATCGCCGTAAAAAGATCCTCAAGCGCGCCAGTGGTTATTTCCTCACCAAGTCCAAGCTCTATCAGGCAGCACAGGAAGCCGTCGAGCGCGGTCTCAAGTTCGCCTACATCGGCCGTAAGCAGAAGAAGCGTCAGTATCGCTCGCTGTGGATCGTCCGTATCGGTGCAGCTGCCAAGCTGAACGGTATGAGCTACTCGACCTTTATCAACGGCCTGAAGAAGGCTGGCAACGGCCTCGATCGCAAGATCCTCGCCGACATCGCTGCAAACGACGCGAAGGGCTTCACGGCTCTCGTAGAGCAGGCCAAGTCGGCCCTCGCAGCAGCGAAGTAA
- a CDS encoding PExPT-CTERM protein, translating to MKKIFLYTCMAIVLGAAARPALAQDGCDNSPENPTVILAGLAGGVYGLNTLRTRFRARKK from the coding sequence ATGAAGAAGATCTTTCTGTACACCTGTATGGCTATCGTTCTCGGTGCTGCCGCCCGTCCGGCCCTTGCTCAGGATGGTTGCGACAACTCGCCGGAAAATCCGACCGTCATCCTGGCAGGCCTTGCAGGTGGCGTCTATGGCCTGAACACCCTTCGCACACGTTTCCGCGCGCGCAAGAAGTAA
- the dacB gene encoding D-alanyl-D-alanine carboxypeptidase/D-alanyl-D-alanine-endopeptidase, which produces MRMGRTAAFAVTAAALLSIAASATAQTTLADRLNPILDGEQVQGVHWGVEVATLDGTVLYEHEARKLFHPASVTKLFTTSAAMTMLGPNKRFTTSLVARGGLNQGVLHGDLVLRGGGDANFAGSYNLPWQPNDQQPGPGLQDFTTLAQAAAAKGLQSVEGDVVGDDSYFEDTPYAEGWSTEDLLWGYGAPASALVVHDNLLTLTITDHSPKGVASTDSVEMQPAVPFYSVDAATAVLNTDLGQNQVLVERAPGSRVLRVQGDVVAKYGADHEHLSIDAPAEYAAAAMRQAATAAGIAVTGHARAEHWDSGFAGSFQHAVREPLPLPSRATDTTPFPCTTQAEDEIRPIETVLAQKLSPPLAQDVVLTLKESENLHAEVLLRQIAAAKDCEHTLRKALQLERAFLLHAGLAPDDFFFFDGSGLSTKDVVTPRATVALLEYAARQTWFPQWKAALPIAGVDGTLHSRFKDSALRGHVFAKTGTLGESRSLAGFLEMPGRPVLVFAIFADNRLPGSSADRAAMDALVTELAK; this is translated from the coding sequence ATGAGGATGGGACGCACCGCAGCTTTCGCAGTGACAGCAGCAGCCCTGCTGTCGATCGCAGCTTCCGCAACAGCCCAGACAACACTGGCCGACCGCCTGAACCCCATACTGGACGGCGAACAGGTGCAGGGCGTCCACTGGGGCGTCGAGGTCGCAACGCTCGACGGCACGGTGCTCTACGAGCACGAAGCCCGCAAGCTCTTCCACCCCGCCTCGGTGACAAAGCTCTTCACCACCTCCGCCGCCATGACCATGCTCGGCCCGAACAAACGCTTTACGACCTCGCTGGTCGCTCGCGGCGGCCTGAATCAAGGCGTCCTGCACGGCGATCTCGTCCTCCGCGGCGGCGGAGACGCCAACTTCGCCGGAAGCTACAACCTCCCCTGGCAGCCCAACGATCAGCAGCCCGGCCCCGGTCTGCAGGACTTCACCACCCTCGCGCAGGCCGCAGCCGCCAAAGGCCTGCAGAGCGTCGAAGGCGACGTCGTCGGCGACGACAGCTACTTCGAAGACACCCCCTACGCCGAAGGCTGGTCGACCGAAGATCTGCTCTGGGGATACGGCGCACCAGCCTCCGCGCTCGTCGTCCACGACAACCTGCTGACGCTCACCATCACCGACCACTCGCCCAAAGGCGTTGCCTCCACCGATTCGGTCGAGATGCAGCCAGCGGTTCCCTTCTACAGCGTGGACGCAGCCACCGCCGTCCTGAACACCGACCTCGGCCAGAATCAGGTGCTCGTAGAGCGTGCTCCCGGCTCACGAGTCCTTCGTGTCCAGGGCGACGTTGTCGCGAAGTACGGTGCCGACCACGAGCACCTGTCCATCGACGCTCCCGCCGAGTACGCTGCAGCCGCCATGCGGCAGGCCGCCACAGCAGCGGGCATCGCCGTCACCGGTCACGCACGCGCCGAACACTGGGATTCGGGCTTCGCCGGCTCCTTCCAACATGCCGTTCGCGAGCCCCTGCCGCTGCCCTCTCGCGCCACAGACACAACACCTTTCCCCTGCACCACGCAGGCAGAAGACGAAATTCGACCCATCGAAACGGTATTGGCCCAGAAGCTCTCCCCGCCGCTGGCGCAGGACGTCGTACTGACGCTGAAAGAGAGCGAAAACCTGCACGCAGAGGTCCTCCTGCGCCAAATCGCCGCAGCCAAAGACTGCGAACACACCCTGCGCAAGGCGCTGCAACTCGAGCGCGCCTTCCTTCTGCACGCAGGTCTGGCACCGGACGATTTCTTCTTCTTCGACGGCTCCGGCCTCAGCACCAAGGACGTCGTAACGCCCCGCGCAACCGTCGCTCTGCTTGAGTACGCCGCACGTCAAACGTGGTTCCCGCAGTGGAAGGCCGCGCTGCCTATCGCTGGCGTCGACGGCACACTTCACAGCCGCTTCAAGGACTCCGCGCTGCGAGGACATGTCTTCGCCAAGACAGGCACTCTCGGCGAGTCGCGCTCGCTCGCAGGCTTCCTCGAAATGCCGGGGAGACCGGTGCTGGTCTTCGCCATCTTCGCCGACAACCGGCTGCCCGGCTCCTCTGCGGACCGCGCAGCGATGGACGCGCTGGTCACCGAGCTCGCAAAGTAA
- the xrtJ gene encoding exosortase J, translating to MGVFTVYPSARSLLGIWGSDELKSMGAVVPFVSAGMILRVWRRLGWETEGTWWGFGLLAVTVALVFVQAQTLFVVMVNKNWLLQLPPLPLVAVVYAASMVLLFGGRRLLRAAWFPVVFMWAVIPVPQTFSRRIDLPLQHASAMVARGFAHLLGEQLTQDKLRLMFTPEFGMFIAPGCNGIRGAITLGMAALVVGYLYRFRWYVFAPVVAGAVLLGYLFNFLRLCLLVVWYKLALPHRWMQTHSKQADYCIGGTLFVCALLLFFFVANRLRREEDDVLPAVADEPVRRPTHARSYLLRVGVVLVLSAIFAADTFHTIRAEHMNEMQVEPAPLPDQIGSWHKVRSYDDRLDTGWIVYIWGDYVSADGHTKVSLGISPRLGVHDVEVCHLARGEEPTWHGSFSIPTPSGPAGFTAATYNDGARQWLEASSVCQGGKCEQYSDETKHITMVVAPPEGRLPMMSTLGPVPILMKVETTDANSPVGVAEPHLQEQLASFLREADLGHLTQSYGRRH from the coding sequence GTGGGGGTTTTTACCGTTTACCCTTCCGCCCGTTCGCTGCTCGGTATCTGGGGTAGCGATGAGCTAAAGAGCATGGGCGCGGTCGTGCCGTTCGTTTCTGCAGGCATGATTCTGCGGGTGTGGCGGCGGCTGGGCTGGGAGACCGAAGGCACCTGGTGGGGGTTCGGTCTGCTCGCCGTGACGGTGGCTCTGGTGTTTGTGCAGGCCCAGACGCTTTTCGTCGTCATGGTGAATAAGAACTGGCTGCTGCAGCTTCCTCCGCTGCCGCTTGTGGCGGTGGTTTACGCCGCCAGTATGGTGCTGCTCTTCGGCGGTCGCCGTTTGCTGCGTGCTGCTTGGTTTCCTGTCGTGTTTATGTGGGCCGTTATTCCGGTTCCCCAGACGTTTTCCCGCCGTATTGATCTTCCGCTGCAGCACGCGTCTGCGATGGTGGCGCGAGGCTTTGCCCATCTGCTGGGCGAGCAGCTAACCCAGGACAAACTCCGCCTGATGTTCACGCCGGAGTTTGGCATGTTCATCGCTCCGGGCTGCAACGGGATTCGCGGAGCGATCACGCTGGGCATGGCGGCGTTGGTGGTGGGCTATCTTTACCGCTTCCGCTGGTATGTTTTTGCTCCGGTCGTTGCCGGGGCGGTGCTGCTGGGGTATCTGTTTAACTTTCTGCGGCTTTGCCTGCTGGTGGTCTGGTACAAACTGGCGCTGCCGCATCGGTGGATGCAGACGCACTCGAAGCAGGCGGATTACTGCATTGGCGGAACGCTCTTTGTCTGCGCGCTGCTGCTGTTCTTCTTTGTGGCGAACAGGCTTCGCCGCGAGGAGGACGATGTTCTTCCGGCGGTGGCAGATGAGCCGGTTCGGCGCCCCACGCATGCGCGTTCGTACCTGCTTCGTGTCGGTGTGGTGCTTGTGCTCTCTGCGATCTTCGCGGCGGACACCTTCCACACGATTCGCGCCGAGCACATGAACGAGATGCAGGTGGAGCCCGCTCCCTTGCCGGATCAGATTGGGAGCTGGCACAAAGTTCGCTCGTACGATGACCGCCTGGATACAGGCTGGATCGTCTATATCTGGGGCGATTATGTCTCGGCGGACGGCCACACGAAGGTTTCGCTCGGTATCTCTCCGCGCCTTGGCGTGCATGATGTTGAGGTTTGCCATCTGGCACGCGGCGAAGAGCCTACCTGGCACGGTTCTTTTTCGATTCCGACGCCTAGCGGCCCGGCTGGTTTTACTGCCGCAACGTACAACGACGGCGCGCGGCAATGGCTTGAGGCCTCCAGTGTTTGCCAGGGCGGGAAGTGCGAGCAGTACTCAGATGAGACCAAACACATCACAATGGTGGTCGCTCCGCCCGAAGGAAGGCTGCCAATGATGTCGACTTTGGGGCCTGTTCCGATTCTGATGAAGGTCGAAACCACCGACGCCAATAGCCCCGTCGGCGTGGCAGAACCCCATCTTCAGGAGCAACTTGCCTCATTTCTGCGGGAGGCCGATCTTGGCCACCTGACCCAGTCTTACGGTCGGCGCCACTAA
- the bamA gene encoding outer membrane protein assembly factor BamA, translating into MSASALNRTTPAVRTRPSRLAILSTLLAPCLAVLSLAVAPLAARAQVRATPQFSAANAPQILCQTQVVGNRRIPKESVLARLFSRPGDQYDPAMLERDFNSLWNTGYFDDVRIERADDPNCVQLIVYVREKPTIREINYKGLSSVSVSDVLERFKKAKVGLSVESQYDPTRVKRAEVVLKDLLGEHGHQFASIRTEIKTIPPAAVAITFNVKEGPTVKVGKIQFEGNEHVGSRDLRASMRNLKPIGVPHSILLENILPRTYDASKLDEDADRVRQEYRNRGYAKAITGEPQTNVRNAGGINPLTLRPSTGKRVDIMIPIEEGERYRLGGITFTGNKMLNNSKALRAQFAIKDGDWFNATLFGKGLQALQKAYGSYGYINFVGTPTPRFDEAKHLVYLDIDIDEGKKFSIARIEFSGNTLTRDRVIRRELLVEEGQPYNSQLVDLSLQRLNQLSYFENLKADEDVETRQNADAGTVDLLIKLKEKGKNSIGLNGGISGMSGSFIGLNYETNNFLGFGETLSVNANLGDLSRNLSFGFNEPYLRNKPISLGVQVFSTKYDYNPSKSYSIANGQSANLTNAQSSLLTNYNQASTGITISTSTALRKLFRMTGVARVGLSYSLSKSGITTFNDNTRNVFSTLAFRSGIAGQNQLDGIISSIITPSFSFSTLDRGVGPHSGRDLNVAFQFAGFGGNTKYFAPTVAFRQFYPMKGLKINREGHNVLAIRAQYSSVYGFGGQVAPPFARIYGGGENDVRGFDIRASSPYTLIPVRTMFNLTNPDGTLVPRDKTNPLLGNVQIPVPVYRLSSIGADTGITSNIEYRIPIMNQVTFDFFTDFGLTFNTSSSQLRQSVLGLSQLNSAPYGCAVVSNNGTCDGTQSVNFPLYLPALKGTNFVPRMSNGAELQVVLPIVNAPLRIYYAYNPLRLYKTLPQQLPVSAAEFKSFFPTSASADPTGAGNYTYQQALQYYGANYQLREPRKTFRLTVSTTF; encoded by the coding sequence GTGAGCGCGAGCGCTCTGAACCGTACGACTCCAGCTGTGCGCACGCGCCCCAGCCGACTCGCCATCCTTTCGACGCTGCTTGCGCCGTGTTTGGCTGTGTTGTCGCTGGCCGTTGCGCCTTTGGCTGCACGCGCTCAGGTGCGTGCTACGCCGCAATTTTCCGCCGCCAATGCGCCGCAGATTCTCTGCCAGACGCAGGTCGTCGGCAACCGTCGCATCCCCAAGGAGTCCGTGCTTGCACGTCTCTTCTCGCGGCCCGGCGATCAGTACGATCCGGCGATGCTCGAGCGCGATTTCAACTCGCTCTGGAACACCGGCTACTTTGACGATGTGCGCATTGAGCGCGCAGATGATCCAAACTGCGTGCAGTTGATCGTCTACGTCCGCGAGAAGCCGACGATTCGCGAGATCAACTACAAGGGCCTCAGCTCTGTCAGCGTCTCCGACGTGCTGGAGCGCTTCAAGAAGGCCAAAGTTGGTCTTTCGGTGGAGAGCCAGTATGACCCGACGCGCGTGAAGCGTGCTGAGGTCGTCTTGAAGGACCTGCTCGGTGAACACGGCCATCAGTTTGCTTCGATCCGTACCGAAATCAAGACCATTCCGCCGGCTGCGGTCGCCATCACGTTCAACGTGAAGGAAGGCCCGACGGTCAAGGTTGGCAAGATCCAGTTTGAGGGTAACGAGCACGTTGGCTCGCGCGATCTGCGCGCTTCCATGCGCAACCTCAAGCCGATCGGTGTTCCGCACTCGATCCTCCTCGAGAACATTCTGCCGCGTACCTATGACGCGTCGAAGCTCGACGAAGATGCTGACCGCGTTCGCCAGGAGTATCGCAACCGCGGTTATGCCAAGGCGATCACGGGTGAGCCGCAGACGAACGTACGCAACGCCGGCGGTATCAACCCGCTCACGCTGCGTCCTTCGACGGGCAAGCGCGTTGACATCATGATCCCGATCGAAGAGGGCGAGCGTTATCGCCTCGGCGGTATCACCTTTACCGGCAACAAGATGTTGAACAACTCCAAGGCCCTGCGCGCGCAGTTTGCGATCAAGGACGGAGACTGGTTCAACGCGACGTTGTTTGGCAAGGGACTGCAGGCTCTGCAGAAGGCTTATGGCTCCTACGGCTACATCAACTTTGTAGGAACGCCGACGCCTCGCTTCGATGAAGCCAAGCACCTCGTTTATCTCGATATCGATATTGATGAAGGCAAGAAGTTCTCCATCGCTCGCATCGAGTTCAGCGGCAACACGCTGACGCGTGATCGCGTTATCCGTCGCGAACTGCTGGTGGAAGAAGGCCAGCCGTATAACTCGCAGCTTGTCGATCTTTCGTTGCAGCGCCTGAATCAGCTCTCGTATTTCGAGAACCTGAAGGCAGACGAAGACGTCGAAACGCGCCAGAACGCTGACGCGGGCACGGTTGACCTGCTGATCAAGCTGAAGGAGAAGGGTAAGAACTCCATCGGCCTGAACGGCGGTATCTCGGGTATGTCGGGTTCGTTCATTGGCCTGAACTACGAGACGAACAACTTCCTCGGCTTCGGTGAAACGCTGTCGGTCAACGCTAACCTTGGCGATCTGTCGCGCAACCTGTCGTTCGGCTTCAACGAGCCGTACCTGCGCAACAAGCCGATCTCGCTGGGTGTACAGGTCTTCTCGACCAAGTACGATTACAACCCGTCGAAGAGCTACTCGATTGCCAACGGCCAGAGCGCGAACCTGACGAACGCACAGTCCTCGCTGCTGACCAACTACAACCAGGCATCGACGGGTATTACGATCTCCACCTCGACGGCGCTGCGTAAGCTGTTCCGCATGACGGGTGTGGCTCGTGTGGGTCTTTCGTACTCGCTGTCGAAGTCGGGCATTACGACCTTCAACGACAACACGCGCAACGTCTTCTCGACGCTGGCCTTCCGCTCCGGTATTGCCGGACAGAACCAGCTTGACGGCATCATCTCTTCGATCATTACGCCGAGCTTCTCGTTCTCGACGCTGGATCGTGGTGTTGGACCGCACTCGGGTCGCGATTTGAATGTGGCGTTCCAGTTCGCTGGTTTCGGTGGCAATACGAAGTACTTTGCTCCGACGGTTGCGTTCCGCCAGTTCTACCCGATGAAGGGGCTGAAGATTAACCGCGAAGGCCACAACGTCCTCGCCATCCGCGCCCAATACTCGAGCGTCTATGGCTTTGGCGGTCAGGTTGCTCCGCCGTTCGCACGTATCTATGGTGGCGGCGAAAACGATGTTCGTGGTTTCGACATCCGCGCCAGCTCGCCTTATACGCTGATCCCGGTTCGGACGATGTTCAATCTGACGAACCCGGACGGCACGCTGGTTCCGCGTGACAAAACGAACCCGCTGCTTGGTAACGTGCAGATCCCCGTCCCGGTCTACCGACTCTCGTCGATTGGTGCGGACACGGGCATCACGTCGAACATCGAGTACCGTATTCCGATCATGAACCAAGTCACGTTCGACTTCTTCACGGACTTCGGTCTCACGTTCAATACGTCGAGCTCGCAGCTTCGTCAGAGCGTCCTTGGACTTTCGCAGCTGAACTCGGCGCCGTACGGTTGCGCGGTAGTATCAAACAACGGAACCTGCGATGGGACCCAGTCTGTCAACTTCCCGCTCTACCTGCCGGCTCTGAAGGGTACGAACTTCGTACCGCGCATGTCGAACGGTGCGGAACTTCAGGTGGTTCTGCCGATCGTCAATGCTCCACTGCGTATCTACTATGCTTACAACCCGCTTCGCCTCTACAAGACGCTGCCTCAGCAGCTTCCTGTCTCGGCAGCCGAGTTCAAGAGCTTCTTCCCGACGTCGGCTTCGGCCGATCCCACGGGGGCAGGCAACTACACCTACCAGCAGGCGCTGCAATACTACGGCGCAAACTATCAGCTCCGCGAACCGCGTAAGACCTTCCGTCTGACCGTTTCAACGACCTTCTAG
- a CDS encoding DUF2251 domain-containing protein, with the protein MDSLTFKPGRALFLSQSLNGRWAVVFEDEGPAGYCYACDRTLGEDEEGIIDAMLIYNGSSLEDREKERITSVQWSRDGLRAVLYLDGTAQAYLDFAQGQSCCRTDFPNFLDASDNNRWRRSSHIWDGSLIERFEAELYTN; encoded by the coding sequence ATGGACTCACTCACTTTCAAGCCGGGCCGCGCCCTGTTCCTGTCTCAATCGCTGAATGGCCGCTGGGCTGTGGTCTTCGAGGACGAAGGTCCCGCAGGCTACTGCTACGCCTGCGACCGTACGTTGGGCGAAGACGAAGAGGGCATCATCGACGCGATGCTGATTTACAACGGAAGCTCGCTGGAAGATCGCGAGAAAGAGCGCATTACGAGCGTCCAGTGGTCGCGGGATGGGCTGCGGGCGGTGCTTTATCTCGATGGCACGGCGCAGGCGTACCTGGACTTCGCTCAGGGGCAAAGCTGCTGCCGTACGGACTTTCCGAACTTTCTGGATGCCTCGGACAATAACCGCTGGCGGCGGTCCAGCCATATTTGGGATGGCTCGCTGATCGAGCGCTTTGAGGCGGAGTTGTATACGAACTAA
- the frr gene encoding ribosome recycling factor, protein MASAMANIEALKSVHGSLKSRMEKTVEDFRSHLASVRTGRASVHMLDSIRVEQYGSEVPLSQVGTLKTPDAQSITVEPWDKTVLGAIEKAIRGSNQGFNPMNDGKIVRVPVPPMTEERRKDAVKMLAGTVEDHKTSIRNIRRDGNEQVKKAAKDKLISADDEKKANEEIQALTDSEIKRIEELFKAKEKDIMTI, encoded by the coding sequence ATGGCATCGGCTATGGCAAATATCGAAGCGCTCAAGAGCGTACACGGCAGCTTGAAGTCCCGCATGGAAAAAACCGTCGAGGACTTCCGGTCACATCTGGCTAGCGTGCGCACGGGGCGTGCCTCGGTACACATGCTGGACAGCATCCGCGTGGAGCAGTACGGCTCGGAAGTGCCCCTCTCTCAGGTCGGCACGCTCAAAACCCCCGACGCCCAGTCCATCACCGTGGAGCCGTGGGACAAGACGGTTCTCGGCGCGATTGAAAAGGCGATCCGCGGATCAAACCAGGGCTTCAACCCCATGAACGACGGCAAAATCGTCCGCGTTCCGGTCCCTCCCATGACCGAAGAGCGTCGCAAGGACGCCGTAAAAATGCTCGCAGGCACGGTGGAAGACCACAAGACCTCCATCCGCAACATTCGCCGCGACGGCAACGAGCAGGTGAAGAAAGCGGCCAAGGACAAGCTCATCTCGGCTGACGACGAAAAGAAGGCCAATGAAGAGATTCAGGCCCTGACCGACTCCGAAATCAAGCGCATCGAGGAGCTCTTCAAGGCGAAGGAAAAAGACATCATGACCATCTGA
- the folP gene encoding dihydropteroate synthase: MRPLYIPGYHQGMFATRSSFDWRLRSRSLALGERTLVMAIVNLTPDSFSGDGLAVQGMDAAVAAALSQLDAGADILDLGAESTRPGATPVEAAAEQQRLLPVLEAILRERPEAVVSIDTYHAATALAAAERGAEIINDVSGLTWDDKMAGVVAATGCGLVLMHTRGRFTEWKELPPLAPEALLPLVRDGLREQIALAKASGVAAGRIVLDPGFGFGKLGEENFTLLARMDALAALELPVLAGISRKGFLGAAVRHTQRAELSLADARRTATTAANVAAILAGAHVLRVHEVQPAREGAAIADKLLASG; this comes from the coding sequence ATGCGCCCACTCTACATCCCCGGCTACCATCAAGGTATGTTTGCTACGCGTTCGAGCTTTGATTGGCGACTCCGCAGCCGCAGCCTGGCGCTGGGCGAGCGCACGCTTGTGATGGCGATCGTAAACCTGACGCCGGACAGCTTCTCCGGCGACGGCCTCGCGGTGCAGGGGATGGATGCGGCTGTGGCTGCAGCACTTTCGCAGCTGGATGCCGGAGCCGACATTCTTGATCTGGGAGCGGAGTCTACGCGGCCCGGAGCTACGCCGGTGGAGGCAGCGGCTGAGCAGCAGCGGCTGCTGCCTGTGCTGGAGGCGATTCTGCGCGAGCGGCCAGAGGCTGTGGTTTCGATCGATACCTACCATGCGGCGACGGCGCTGGCGGCTGCCGAGCGTGGTGCGGAGATCATCAACGACGTCAGCGGGCTGACCTGGGATGACAAGATGGCGGGCGTTGTGGCGGCGACTGGCTGCGGCCTTGTGCTGATGCATACGCGCGGGCGCTTTACCGAGTGGAAGGAGTTGCCGCCGCTTGCGCCGGAGGCGCTTCTGCCGCTGGTGCGTGACGGGCTTCGCGAGCAGATTGCGCTGGCCAAGGCGTCGGGCGTCGCGGCGGGGAGGATCGTGCTGGACCCAGGGTTTGGCTTTGGCAAGCTGGGTGAGGAGAACTTCACGCTGCTTGCCCGGATGGATGCTCTTGCTGCGTTGGAGTTGCCGGTTCTGGCGGGGATCTCACGCAAAGGCTTTCTGGGCGCAGCCGTTCGGCACACGCAGAGAGCGGAGCTTTCGCTGGCTGACGCTCGCCGCACGGCGACTACCGCTGCGAACGTGGCGGCGATCCTGGCGGGGGCGCACGTTCTTCGCGTTCACGAGGTGCAGCCAGCCCGCGAGGGGGCTGCGATCGCGGACAAGCTTCTGGCCTCCGGCTAG
- a CDS encoding septal ring lytic transglycosylase RlpA family protein: MLRRSALTGVATVAALLLAGCHHSVHTASRNAPEERPDWASGYPPKHHREAPRSSNGGTTTASREPLPTHPPLPSGALDESSLRGKPLLVDTGMASWYGPQFNHKKSADGNVYDANGLTAAHRTLPLGTLARVTNLATNESVIVRITDRGPFVRGRIMDLSEGAAKRIDLYRMGIAKVKIEAYAPVEVAAEPEKRGLWCVQTGAFATERGARDLRDALAKRYATAKVQEFQGPTGFWVRIDPAGREKTQAEAIRSWIGKPDDQADAYLVRLN, encoded by the coding sequence ATGCTTCGCCGATCTGCGCTGACAGGTGTTGCCACGGTCGCGGCGCTGCTGCTGGCGGGCTGTCACCACAGCGTGCATACGGCTTCACGCAATGCTCCAGAGGAGCGCCCGGACTGGGCTTCGGGCTATCCGCCAAAGCATCACAGGGAAGCGCCGAGAAGCTCGAACGGCGGCACGACGACTGCCTCGCGTGAGCCGTTACCAACGCACCCTCCGCTGCCGAGTGGGGCGCTGGATGAGTCCAGCCTGAGAGGGAAGCCGCTGCTGGTGGATACCGGGATGGCGAGTTGGTATGGGCCGCAGTTCAACCATAAGAAGTCGGCTGACGGAAACGTTTACGATGCGAACGGATTGACCGCCGCCCATCGTACGCTGCCGCTCGGGACGCTGGCGCGGGTGACGAACCTTGCGACGAATGAGAGCGTGATCGTTCGGATTACGGACCGTGGGCCGTTTGTCCGGGGCCGGATCATGGATCTTTCCGAAGGCGCGGCCAAGCGGATCGACCTCTACCGCATGGGGATTGCGAAGGTGAAGATCGAGGCATATGCGCCGGTCGAAGTGGCTGCCGAGCCGGAGAAACGTGGGCTCTGGTGTGTGCAGACGGGAGCGTTTGCTACCGAACGCGGAGCGCGTGATCTGCGGGATGCGCTGGCGAAGCGCTATGCTACGGCGAAGGTGCAGGAGTTCCAGGGGCCAACCGGCTTCTGGGTCAGAATCGATCCGGCGGGGCGGGAGAAGACGCAGGCCGAGGCGATTCGAAGCTGGATTGGCAAGCCGGACGACCAGGCGGATGCGTATCTCGTTCGGCTGAACTAA